GGGCGGGCCGGACGGTGAGCGTCAGCACGCCCGTCGGGCCGGGGGAGTACCACGCGAAGTTGCCGAGACCGTAGGCCACGTAGGCCTCGCCGAGACGCCCGTCGCCCTGCAGCTCGTGGGCGTGCGTGCCGGCGACGACATCGGCTCCCGCGTCGACCAGGCGGCGGGCCAGGGACCTCTGGTCCGGGCTCGGGCAGCGCTCGCCCTGCACGCCCCAGTGGAGGTAGGCCACCACCGCGTCCGCCTCACGCGCTGCCCGCCGCACGGTCGCCAGCAGGCGTGCGGGGTCCATGGCGTCGGCGGTGCCGGCACGTCGGTCGGTCGCGGCCCACTGCCCGGTCGGGTCCGCGGTCGGGTCCTGGTCGGCCACGGACGCCGTCACGGTGGCGACCACGGTGCCGTCGACGTCGGTGAGTGCCGGCCGGTACGCCTCGTCGGCGGTGCGGCCGACCCCGATCACCGCGAGCGGGGGGTCGGCCCCTGCTGCTGCCCGCGCGGCGCGCAGCGTGCTGGGCAGGCGGGCACGGCCGAAGTCGACGGCGTGGTTGTTGGCCATCGTGGCCACGTCCACGCCGGCTGCGGCGAGGGCCGTGAAGGCCGCCGGTCCGGCGGAGAAGGTGAAGCGCTTGCCCGGCGCGGGACGCCCGCCCGAGCCGACGGAGGTCTCGAGGTTCACCACGGCGAGGTCGGCCGACGAGAGGACGCGCGCCACGGGCGCGAGCGCCGTCGCCGGGTCCGCCAGGCGTCCGGCGAGCGGCCCCTCGAAGTGGACGTCGCCGGCCAGGGCGATGCGCACCGCAGCCGGCCGGGCAGGCGCCGGGCTCGGCTCGCGCGGGGCGGTGGTCGACGGGGACGGGTCCGTGGGCGTGGACGCCGAGGGCGACGTCGTGGGGGCGTCCGGGGGCGAAGGGCCCTCGGACGACGTGCAGCCGGCGAGCAGCACCGCCAGCAGGACCGCGAGCACCAGCGCGGCCGGCACCGGCGCGCCGACCGGGCGGCTGCGGACCCGGGGCGACATGGGTCGGATTCTCACACGTCGGCGTCCGGCCCGCGGGCGCTCCCACTTCGCCCGCACGTGGGTGGACGCGTCAGGGGTGGGGGGTGCCACACTCGGGACATGAGGTCTCGGACAGTCCTGGTCGCCACAGCGTCGGTCGTGCTCGCCGGCGTCGTCGCCGCTCCCGCGCACGCGGAGTACTACGCCGTCGACGACCCCGCGGACGCGCCGACGTCCCTGACCGACATCCAGCGGCTCGAGGCCAACCACGGGGGCGACAACCTGCTGGTCCGGGTGCGCTTCACCGAGCTCATGCGCTCGAGCGTCGCCGGGGTCTCGGTCTTCCTCGACACCGACCGTGACCGGAGGGGCGCCGAGTACGTCCTCAGCAGCGGCCTCGGCGACGGCACCGACTACGTCCTGACCCGGGCCGAGGGGTGGCGGGCCATGGACCGACGCGTGCGCTGCGACTACTCCGCGCGCCCGCGCTGGGGCAAGGACGTCTTCCGCGCGGTGATCGGTCGCGACTGCTTCGACCGCGTACCGCAGGTGCGGGTCTCGGTCAGGATGGGCGACCAGGCAGATGGCACGCAGCCGGTGGTGGACTGGGCGCCGAAGCGGCACCGCTGGAGCGTCCCGATCGCCTCCGGCCTCGGCGCCTGACCGAAGCGGTCCGACCGCGGCCCTAGGCGGCTGCGACCAGTGCCACCGCGAGCCCGCACAGCACCAGCCCGAGGCCCTGCGAGCCCTGGATCCGCTCCTTGAGCACGACGGCGGCCAGCGCGATGGTGATCGCTGGGTAGAGCGAGGTGAGGACCGAGGCGATCGTGAGCAGGCCGCTCTGCGTGGCCAGCAGGAACGTGACGGTCGCGGCGGTGCCCAGCAGCCCCGCGGCCGCGCCCCAGGCCTGTGAGCGGTCGTGTGGCCACCACTGTGCCCCCAGGGCGCTGGCGGTGAGGGCGACGGCGACCGCCGCGACGAGCTGGGCGAGCGCGAGCGGCGCGAGCCCGGCCTCCTCGGGCACCTGGCCCATGGCCGCGAAGAGGACGCCGAAGCCGATCCCGGCCAGGACGCCGTCGACGATCCCGGCGGCGAGGTCGCCCGAGGTCCCCGGCTCGCGGCTGACCAGCCAGATGCCGGGCACGGCTGCCAGGATCCCCAGCCAGACCAGCGCGTCGGGCCGCTCACCGGTGGCGACGCCCACGCCGACCGGGAGCAGGGCCGCCCCCACGGCCGAGATGGGCGCCACGACGCCCATCCGACCGGCCGCGAGGCCGCGGTAGAGGAAGGCGCCACCGGTACCGCTGCCGACACCTGCGAGGGCGCCCCACCACAGGTCGGCCCGGGTGGGGGAGCCGTCCGTGGCGAGCGTCAGCACCACGGCGCCGGCGAACGCCGCGACCGAGCCGATGAAGGCGACGGGCCATGCCGACGTACGACGGGAGGCGAGCCCACCGACGAAGTCCGAGAGCCCGTAGGCCAGGGCGGCGGCGAGGGAGAGCAGGACGGCCATCGGCGCCTCAGGTGGCCGTGACGCCGACGACCCAGACCACGGCT
This genomic stretch from Nocardioides renjunii harbors:
- a CDS encoding CapA family protein, whose protein sequence is MSPRVRSRPVGAPVPAALVLAVLLAVLLAGCTSSEGPSPPDAPTTSPSASTPTDPSPSTTAPREPSPAPARPAAVRIALAGDVHFEGPLAGRLADPATALAPVARVLSSADLAVVNLETSVGSGGRPAPGKRFTFSAGPAAFTALAAAGVDVATMANNHAVDFGRARLPSTLRAARAAAGADPPLAVIGVGRTADEAYRPALTDVDGTVVATVTASVADQDPTADPTGQWAATDRRAGTADAMDPARLLATVRRAAREADAVVAYLHWGVQGERCPSPDQRSLARRLVDAGADVVAGTHAHELQGDGRLGEAYVAYGLGNFAWYSPGPTGVLTLTVRPARERSGRATVTRARWWPGAIGADGLPRAVTGAAAADFRSDVAALRACAGLG
- a CDS encoding EamA family transporter, which encodes MAVLLSLAAALAYGLSDFVGGLASRRTSAWPVAFIGSVAAFAGAVVLTLATDGSPTRADLWWGALAGVGSGTGGAFLYRGLAAGRMGVVAPISAVGAALLPVGVGVATGERPDALVWLGILAAVPGIWLVSREPGTSGDLAAGIVDGVLAGIGFGVLFAAMGQVPEEAGLAPLALAQLVAAVAVALTASALGAQWWPHDRSQAWGAAAGLLGTAATVTFLLATQSGLLTIASVLTSLYPAITIALAAVVLKERIQGSQGLGLVLCGLAVALVAAA